The Notamacropus eugenii isolate mMacEug1 chromosome 4, mMacEug1.pri_v2, whole genome shotgun sequence DNA window TAGAGGAGTCTTTTCCCTGTTTCCCCAGCTACTAGCACCTTTCTGTAAGACTACCTTCCATCTTCTATGTGCTGATTTATGTATATGTCGCCTACACCATTTTCATGTAACCTTACGGAGGGCAAGGTTAaacccccccttccccccagttTAGCACATATTAAGAGCTTAATTAACTTGTAGATTGATTTAATTCAAAGCAAGACTACTTTTTTagaaacatttacttttatagCAGTCCTTACTTTGTTCTGTTTctaaggaaagaggagaagaaaaaaatgacttttgatAAGACTCTGCTATAAAAATTCCTTGGGGCCATCATTTTATGAAAACAATATGGAAAGGGGTGGTAGTGATTATGTATGTGCTTTGTTGGTTTTTGTGGTAGCTTCCAGAGGTGGGCCACCATGATGTTGAAGGACATCATCTAAAGAAGGACTTGAAAACCCCTCCTATGGAAAAGGCCTTGGACTTGGTTGTCCTTAAGAAAGCAGAAGGAGCAGTAAcagttcaattccacaaacaataGCTTGTGGAGAAGGTGCTCTAGATCTGATTTAAGATAAATTTCTTCACAATTAGATTGATCCCAAAGAGGAATGAAGCTCCTCCCACAGAGACCTTCCTGTGAAGGGTGAGCGACCCTTTCTGAAAGTATGCTGTAGAAAGGGTGATTATTGTTCTGGTTCTTCTGTGGggtggacaagatgacctctgaaggcCTGGGATCATACTGTGAAGAGTCTGTGGGACCTTTAGAGGTGATCTAGTCTcaaatcctcattttccagaggaaaaaACAGTATCAGAGAATGTAAGTAACTTATCCAAAATGAACAGTGGCCATGCTataatctgaacccaggttcacTAATGTTAGAACCAATGCTTTTTCTGCTCCATATGAGCTATCTTCAGTTCTGAGATTTGTGACTTTGTTCATTGTGTTGGCAGGGAAATCCTGGAAGGCATTACCTCTGGCCGAGAAGAGGCCCTTTGTGGAAGAGGCTGAGCGGTTGCGCGTGCAGCATATGCAGGATCACCCCAATTACAAATACCGGCCTCGGAGGAGGAAGCAGGTGAAGAGGCTGAAACGGACAGAGAGTGGCTTCCTCCACAGTCTCCCTGAGCAGCCAGGCTCTGGGCTGGGTCCAGAGGGCAGAGTGTGTGTGGATGGCCTGGGACTGCCATTCCATGAGCAGGCCTACCACCCGGGCCAGGGAGTTCTCCCTCCTCAGATGGGACACTACCGAGAGTGCCAGAGTCTGGGTCCTGCCCCTCAGTTTGACAGCTACAATCTACCTACCCCTGAAGCTTCTCCCATGGATGGCATGGAGCCAGATGCAGTTTTCTTCACCTCCTCTCTGCAAGGGGACTGCCAGCCGGGACCCTACAGCTATCCTGTAGCCTCTGAGTACTCTGTGCATCCTGATTCCCACTCGGGTCCTGTACACCACAGACACATGCAGGAACCCCTGGGCCACTCACTGCAGGGACTGATGGGCCCCTCCAACCCTCTGCATATGTACTATGGTCCCATGGGCTCCCCCCAGGCTGGGGGCAGTGTCCGAGGTTTCCAGATGCAGCATCAGCCAGGATCTAGTCAGCCCTCTCCTCCTCCAGAGGCCCTGTCCTGCAGGGAAGGCCTAATTGCCAGCCAATCCTCTGAGGTCCAAGAGGCTGGAGTCCACACAGAATTTGACCAGTATCTTCACCACTTATGTAAAGCAGAGTTGGGGCTTGTCTCTCCTGGCCATGATGGTGACCATAATCCTTCAACTATCTCCTCCGTCATGTCAGATGCCAGTTCTGTAGTCTATTACCATAACTATCAAAACATATGAAGCTCTGTGTTCCTCACAGATTGAATCCAACAATACAAGTGATGTTGCAATATCTTTCCCAGTAAAGGCAAACTAAAGATGTACTGTGccgaaatatttttttcaagttgtATGGATATTCTTTTCGTTTTATTTATGTTTAAGAGTCTTCATATTTCCTGTGGGcatttgctgaagaaaataatgatgactatataatcatttttttccttgtaaaAATTTTCCATCTCCAACTACACTTTTTAGACCTTTGTGAATCTGAAAATAAAGCAGAATactttttaagaaggaaaaacatTGTTTTCTCAGGAAAGTTTAAGCAAATTTAACCTGTTTAGCTTCAAAGGCTTTAGTTAAGTGTTCTCTACCTCTAAAGGACCATCCccaaagcaaaaataattaataaacttGATGAGGGGTTGTGTTGATCATCACTATACATATCTGAATAATAATCAGGGCTTTCCTGTGCATATATTACTTCATGAGTGTGAGCTAGGTatcattaaattttcttttagtcTTTGGCTTTTATATCACCTGCTTTTTAAAAGGGATCTCCCCTTACATTGCAATGTAAAAGAGAATTTGTCCGTGTAATCAACCAAGTCTGACATTACATGCAAGTGTTTCGTACCCACAATCCCCTGCGGGGTCTGCCTTTCCAtaactttcataagttttaacaTTTACTTTAGTGCTTTTGTACATTTGTGCTTTTCTTCTGCCACTGACTTGGTCATAGTCACTGCACATATTGTGTTGCTGGTTGTGTCAGTTAtgttttactttgtatcaattcattgGAGTCTTCTCATGtatctctgtattcttcatagcCCTGATTTATTATCACACAGTAATGTTCCCTTGTATTCACGCACCACCATTCCCTAGCTCATGGACATTTACTactgtttttagttctttgctactacaaaagtgTTCTATTGAAAGTAAATATGGAGCTATTGTTTTTATCACTGGACCTCCTTGGGGCATGTGATTTTTGGAATAAATGGTATATCTTAGTACTCATTATAGGGAAACTCCCTAGAAGTAAGGTATTTAAATCAGCTCCTTAGGGTCAGAGGAGAATCTCTATACTGAGTGTATGACATGTTATCACTGCATAGAATCCCTTCTTTGGTATGCCTTTGGTCCAATCTATTAGAACAGTAGATTAATAGCTATAACTGAGGGGCTCACTGTGGGAAAAGGGTCCACCTGTGTTACCACCAACAGCAATATTGACCAACTGACAACCCAAGAACCTTAGAAGTGGCAATCGTTCCTTCCCTTACTCCTGTTTCCAAATCAGTCATCATTCCAAGAAACAATCTGTCTAGAAGTGGCCTAGCTATTGGAGAGTCAGCAAAAGATTATCACCATCACCAAAGTCTAACACTGTTAAATTTCAGAACATCAGAAACTAAGATTTGGTCAGGGGAAATGAAGGTATATTCCCTCAACCCTAAAAATCAAAGAACCTTTTAAGCTCAGTGAACTTTTGAGAACAAGATTGTGTCTTTCACATTGGATAGTGCTTTGAACAAAtgcaagtgtttaataagtacCCTTTCGGTTATTTGTTCATGCAGGATGGGTCAAGGACCCACACAAGACATCCAGGGAACATACATATGTGGGAtcataaaagaaacaattggGTCATGATAGTACCAGTCCTTGGAGCATTTACTGCTGGCCTTTTGCCTTTCACACACTATGGGAAATGGCACCAAAGGACTGTCGTGCATACCAAGGTTCTTCTCCAATAATGACTCCGCTTCAACAATTCTCCTTATGTGACAGTTACCCCTAATTCATTATAGATATGAGTTCTTTGCATTCCTCTGCATCCTTTCCCTCTCATCCTTCCTAATACAATCTCTTAACAAATGTTAAGCCCACTATGtgtaaggtag harbors:
- the LOC140501242 gene encoding transcription factor SOX-17-like, which translates into the protein MSSPDAGYASDDQSQARCALPMMMAGMGPCPWAESVSPLGEMKVKSESGAGAGSGSSATAAAAGAACRGKGESRIRRPMNAFMVWAKDERKRLAQQNPDLHNAELSKMLGKSWKALPLAEKRPFVEEAERLRVQHMQDHPNYKYRPRRRKQVKRLKRTESGFLHSLPEQPGSGLGPEGRVCVDGLGLPFHEQAYHPGQGVLPPQMGHYRECQSLGPAPQFDSYNLPTPEASPMDGMEPDAVFFTSSLQGDCQPGPYSYPVASEYSVHPDSHSGPVHHRHMQEPLGHSLQGLMGPSNPLHMYYGPMGSPQAGGSVRGFQMQHQPGSSQPSPPPEALSCREGLIASQSSEVQEAGVHTEFDQYLHHLCKAELGLVSPGHDGDHNPSTISSVMSDASSVVYYHNYQNI